Proteins co-encoded in one Leptodactylus fuscus isolate aLepFus1 chromosome 4, aLepFus1.hap2, whole genome shotgun sequence genomic window:
- the NPVF gene encoding pro-FMRFamide-related neuropeptide VF, producing MGRLSSSNIMLFSLCSFSILFAFSVCSEETTATNLESQEKYSDLFESREDLQNQRNINSNEYRYFGPKILSDMIPAIMSKYSSFPILEERDLKPAANLPLRFGRASDDKVGKSIPNLPLRFGRYIPGKNIQSAANLPQRFGRSQYGGHYVQSFATLPLRFGRTTNFQRLQYDKTSHLPEVKNLDENNERSQTMTYDYEQNPHM from the exons ATGGGCAGGTTGTCATCCAGTAACATTatgctcttctctctctgtagTTTTTCCATTCTCTTTGCCTTTTCTGTCTGTTCGGAAGAGACAACGGCGACAAATCTGGAAAGCCAAGAGAAATATAGCGACTTGTTTGAG TCCCGAGAAGATCTCCAAAATCAGAGAAATATAAATTCTAATGAATATCGGTATTTTGGACCAAAAATCTTAAGTGACATGATCCCGGCAATCATGAGCAAATATAGCAGCTTTCCAATACTTGAGGAGAGAGACCTGAAGCCTGCTGCAAACCTTCCACTCAGATTTGGAAGAGCATCTGATGACAAAGTGGGAAAGAGCATCCCGAACTTACCTCTTAGGTTTGGGCGATACATACCTGGAAAGAATATCCAGTCAGCAGCTAACTTGCCCCAGAGGTTTGGAAGATCACAATATGGCGGCCATTATGTGCAGTCATTCGCTACATTACCTCTTCGTTTTGGAAGAACAACTAATTTTCAGAGATTACAGTATGACAAGACCTCCCATCTTCCAGAAGTAAAAAACCTTGATGAAAACAATGAACG gAGCCAGACAATGACGTATGACTATGAGCAGAACCCTCATATGTAG